Proteins from a single region of Stappia sp. ES.058:
- a CDS encoding anthranilate synthase: MLTGRDISLVTQGGIGLTKRVQAADYQKGTSPWIDRLDAERGAVFSSSYEYPGRYTRWDMALINPPLVLESLGRDVRLEALNARGKILLPAVEAHLRDLADLESLSRAGDRLDMRIARPTRTFTEEDRSRQPSVFSVIRAINTLFACDDEHLGLYGGFGYDLAFQFEPIELSLERPKDQRDVVLYLPDEILLVDHYGRKAHVVTYEFTVDGESTEGLPRDGKSDPYRPVQGDPGHGDHVPGDYAELVRAAKDHFKRGDLFETVPGQTFYEACPAPPSAVSRRLTETNPAPYGFFINLGNQEYLVGASPEMYVRVSGGRRVETCPISGTIRRGKNAIEDEAQIRKLLNSAKDEAELTMCSDVDRNDKSRICDPGSVRMIGRRQIEMYSRLIHTVDHIEGILRDDLDALDAFLSHTWAVTVTGAPKRWAMEFIESHEKSPRAWYGGAIGAVLFNGDMNTGLTLRTVRIKDGVAQIRAGATLLYDSIPEEEEAETELKAEAMRAAVREAGQGHTAAVGAEASLPGRGLKILLVDHEDSFVHTLANYFRQTGAEVVTYRSPVSDSVFHDVAPDLVVLSPGPGSPSDFDCAATIGRARARALPIFGVCLGLQALTEALGGKLAQLDVPMHGKPSPVVFEPGSMLFDGLSSPVTVGRYHSLHAVKEALPDGLRITSETSDGVIMAVEHSEEAIAAVQFHPESIMSLDQDAGHRIIHNVVTKLAKARGAAPTAAAATG, translated from the coding sequence ATGCTTACGGGACGCGACATCAGCCTTGTCACGCAGGGCGGGATCGGCCTCACGAAACGGGTGCAGGCTGCGGACTACCAAAAGGGCACCTCCCCCTGGATCGACCGGCTGGATGCAGAGCGCGGGGCGGTCTTCTCCTCATCCTATGAGTATCCGGGACGCTACACGCGCTGGGACATGGCGCTGATCAATCCGCCGCTGGTGCTGGAATCGCTTGGGCGCGACGTTCGGCTAGAGGCGTTGAACGCGCGTGGAAAGATCCTGCTTCCGGCTGTCGAGGCGCATCTCAGGGACCTTGCCGACCTGGAAAGCCTGAGCCGCGCCGGCGACCGGCTGGACATGCGCATCGCGCGACCGACCCGGACCTTCACCGAGGAGGACCGGTCGCGCCAGCCCTCCGTCTTCTCCGTCATTCGCGCGATCAACACACTGTTTGCCTGCGACGACGAGCATCTCGGGCTCTACGGCGGCTTCGGCTACGATTTGGCGTTCCAGTTCGAGCCGATCGAGTTGAGCCTCGAGCGCCCGAAAGACCAGCGCGACGTCGTGCTCTATCTGCCCGACGAGATCCTGCTGGTCGACCACTACGGCCGCAAGGCGCATGTGGTGACGTATGAGTTCACCGTCGACGGCGAGAGCACCGAGGGATTGCCGCGCGACGGCAAATCCGATCCCTATCGTCCGGTGCAAGGGGATCCCGGGCACGGGGATCATGTGCCCGGCGATTATGCCGAGCTGGTGCGCGCGGCAAAAGATCACTTCAAGCGCGGCGATCTGTTCGAGACGGTGCCGGGACAAACGTTTTACGAAGCTTGCCCGGCACCTCCCTCCGCCGTGAGCCGGCGGCTTACGGAAACCAACCCCGCGCCCTACGGTTTCTTCATCAATTTGGGCAATCAGGAGTATCTCGTCGGCGCGAGCCCGGAGATGTATGTGCGCGTTTCCGGCGGGCGCAGGGTCGAGACATGCCCGATCTCCGGCACGATCCGGCGCGGAAAGAACGCCATCGAGGACGAGGCGCAGATCCGCAAGCTCCTGAATTCCGCCAAGGACGAGGCGGAACTCACCATGTGCTCCGATGTCGATCGCAACGACAAGAGCCGGATTTGCGATCCCGGCTCCGTGCGGATGATCGGTCGCCGCCAGATCGAGATGTATTCCAGACTGATCCATACCGTCGATCACATCGAGGGCATCCTGCGCGACGATCTCGACGCGCTCGACGCCTTTCTGTCGCACACATGGGCCGTCACCGTGACCGGAGCGCCGAAACGCTGGGCGATGGAGTTCATCGAAAGCCACGAGAAGAGCCCGCGCGCATGGTACGGCGGCGCCATCGGCGCGGTGCTGTTCAACGGCGACATGAACACCGGGCTGACGCTCCGCACCGTGCGGATCAAGGACGGCGTCGCCCAGATCCGCGCCGGGGCGACGCTGCTCTACGACAGCATCCCGGAAGAGGAAGAGGCGGAAACCGAGCTCAAGGCGGAAGCCATGCGCGCAGCCGTGCGCGAAGCCGGACAGGGCCATACGGCCGCGGTCGGCGCCGAAGCCAGCCTCCCGGGAAGGGGGCTGAAGATCCTGCTGGTCGATCATGAGGACAGTTTCGTCCACACGCTCGCGAACTACTTCCGCCAAACGGGTGCTGAGGTCGTCACCTACCGCTCGCCCGTGTCGGACAGCGTCTTCCACGATGTCGCCCCGGATCTGGTTGTTTTGTCTCCCGGTCCCGGCAGTCCGTCCGACTTCGACTGCGCCGCCACCATCGGCCGGGCACGTGCGCGAGCGCTGCCGATCTTCGGCGTGTGTCTTGGACTTCAGGCACTCACCGAGGCGCTTGGCGGGAAATTGGCGCAGCTCGACGTGCCGATGCACGGCAAGCCGTCACCGGTCGTCTTCGAGCCGGGATCGATGCTTTTCGACGGACTGTCGTCGCCGGTGACCGTCGGCCGCTATCATTCGCTTCATGCCGTCAAGGAGGCCCTTCCGGACGGCTTGCGCATCACATCCGAAACGTCTGACGGGGTAATCATGGCGGTGGAGCACAGCGAGGAAGCCATCGCGGCCGTGCAGTTCCATCCCGAATCAATCATGTCGCTCGATCAGGATGCCGGCCACCGGATCATCCACAATGTGGTGACGAAACTGGCGAAAGCGCGCGGCGCGGCACCGACGGCGGCGGCGGCCACCGGCTAA
- a CDS encoding succinylglutamate desuccinylase/aspartoacylase family protein, with protein sequence MTAVSADTPTVELSKVDITPYLAGNTGIEGVTTFDSGKPGPHVTISAIVHGNELCGPIALDWLFKHDVAPVRGKLSLVFVNLDAYARFDTSDPFASRWADEDMNRLWQAATLDDDASLERRRARVLRPFFDTVDLLLDLHSMQNATPPLMLAGPLAKGRALAQAIGVPELVVSDAGHAAGKRLRDYAAFIDPASERNALLVECGQHWEAEAADVAIETSLRFLHATGAVAPDFGAEYLASRPAPVPQQFIEIAAPITISTESFRFTQPFIGGEVIERAGTVIAHDGEVSVVTPEDNMMLIMPTRRLDKGLTAVRLGRLVDGSEDPNPAPPLTA encoded by the coding sequence ATGACAGCAGTTTCCGCCGACACGCCCACCGTCGAACTCTCGAAGGTGGACATCACCCCCTATCTGGCCGGCAACACCGGCATTGAAGGTGTAACGACCTTCGACAGCGGAAAGCCGGGGCCGCATGTCACAATCTCCGCCATCGTGCACGGCAACGAGCTTTGCGGCCCGATCGCGCTCGACTGGCTGTTCAAACACGATGTCGCGCCGGTGCGGGGCAAACTCTCGCTTGTCTTCGTCAATCTCGACGCCTATGCGCGCTTCGACACGTCCGATCCCTTTGCCTCACGCTGGGCGGATGAGGACATGAACCGTCTGTGGCAGGCTGCAACGCTCGATGACGACGCCTCGCTGGAACGCCGGCGGGCGCGCGTGCTTCGCCCGTTCTTCGATACCGTCGACCTGCTTCTGGACCTCCACTCGATGCAGAACGCGACGCCGCCGCTGATGCTGGCCGGGCCGCTCGCCAAGGGCCGCGCTCTGGCACAGGCCATCGGCGTTCCGGAGCTTGTCGTCAGCGATGCCGGCCATGCGGCGGGCAAACGGCTGCGCGACTATGCGGCCTTCATCGATCCGGCGAGCGAGCGCAATGCGCTGCTGGTGGAATGCGGGCAGCATTGGGAGGCGGAGGCAGCCGACGTCGCCATCGAGACGAGCCTGCGGTTCCTTCATGCAACGGGTGCGGTCGCTCCCGACTTCGGCGCCGAGTATCTCGCCTCGCGTCCTGCCCCAGTCCCCCAGCAGTTCATCGAGATTGCCGCTCCGATCACGATCTCGACGGAATCGTTTCGCTTCACCCAGCCGTTCATCGGCGGCGAGGTGATCGAGAGGGCCGGAACCGTGATCGCCCATGACGGCGAGGTCTCCGTGGTGACACCGGAAGACAACATGATGCTGATCATGCCGACGCGCCGCCTCGACAAGGGGCTGACGGCCGTCCGGCTGGGTCGGCTGGTCGATGGAAGCGAGGACCCGAACCCGGCCCCGCCGCTTACGGCATGA
- the argE gene encoding acetylornithine deacetylase translates to MLTSARPVAAQILTDLVAFDTTSRNSNLALIAYVEDFLAKRGVSSTRIPDETGEKANLLATIGPRDVPGYVLSGHTDVVPVDGQDWASDPFSLEERDGLLYGRGSCDMKGFLACCLAKVDDMLARDLKAPIHLAFSYDEEVGCKGVPSLIRKLVETVAMPRACFVGEPTEMQVIVGHKAKRSYKAIVTGRTCHSSLAPQGVNAVDYAAMLALKVREMGKTLASGMSDDLYDVPVTTAHTGILQGGTALNIVPDRAELSFEFRALPAEDVDTLVDEVMRYAREELEPEMQAIAPETGISFEQISSFPGLDTEIDAEVTRLAKRLAGRNDHAKVAYGTEGGRFVEIGAVPTVVIGPGSIEQAHKADEFIAVSELEKCGAFLNKVLDEACG, encoded by the coding sequence ATGTTAACCTCAGCAAGACCCGTTGCGGCGCAGATCCTCACCGATCTCGTGGCCTTCGATACGACCAGCCGCAATTCAAACCTGGCCCTGATCGCCTATGTCGAGGACTTCCTGGCAAAGCGCGGTGTCTCGTCCACCCGCATTCCGGACGAAACCGGCGAGAAAGCCAACCTGCTTGCGACGATCGGTCCGCGTGACGTGCCGGGTTACGTTCTTTCAGGGCATACCGACGTCGTGCCGGTCGACGGCCAGGACTGGGCGAGCGACCCGTTTTCGCTGGAAGAACGCGACGGCCTTCTCTACGGGCGCGGCTCCTGCGACATGAAGGGGTTTTTGGCCTGCTGTCTCGCCAAGGTCGACGACATGCTGGCCCGCGACCTGAAAGCGCCGATCCATCTCGCCTTTTCCTACGACGAGGAAGTCGGCTGCAAGGGCGTTCCAAGCCTGATCCGCAAGCTGGTCGAGACCGTCGCCATGCCGCGCGCCTGTTTCGTCGGCGAGCCGACCGAAATGCAGGTGATCGTCGGCCACAAGGCGAAGCGCTCCTACAAGGCCATCGTCACGGGCCGGACCTGCCATTCCTCGCTGGCGCCGCAGGGCGTCAACGCCGTCGACTATGCCGCCATGCTGGCACTGAAGGTCCGCGAGATGGGCAAGACGCTGGCCAGCGGGATGAGCGACGATCTCTACGACGTTCCGGTCACGACTGCGCACACAGGCATCCTCCAGGGCGGAACGGCGCTCAACATCGTGCCCGACCGGGCCGAGCTGTCCTTCGAATTCCGCGCCCTGCCGGCCGAGGACGTCGACACGCTGGTCGACGAGGTTATGCGCTACGCCCGCGAGGAACTCGAACCGGAGATGCAGGCAATCGCGCCTGAAACCGGCATTTCCTTCGAACAGATCTCGAGCTTTCCGGGCCTCGACACTGAGATTGATGCGGAAGTCACGCGGCTGGCCAAACGGCTCGCCGGGCGCAACGACCACGCCAAGGTCGCCTATGGAACCGAAGGCGGCCGATTTGTCGAGATCGGCGCGGTGCCGACCGTCGTCATCGGGCCGGGCTCCATCGAACAGGCACACAAGGCGGACGAGTTCATCGCCGTCTCCGAGCTGGAGAAATGCGGCGCCTTCCTCAACAAGGTCCTCGACGAGGCCTGCGGCTGA
- a CDS encoding LysR family transcriptional regulator, which yields MTRAAGDGSHRNGLTLRELEVLRAVITEGKTTAAAHKLGISQPAVSRAIQQLEARLGRELFHRSGNKIQPTSEGLAFNEQIEPIFATLARLETTASDDSNAKRLRIAAPPTLSHHLLTGLIAGFLKEHPETSIHLEIGMSTTVAAAVADENADLGISDHLIRHDGLRMHPFRHAIAHAAIPSDHRLADKTEITAEDMAGEPFIALTRRFHQRNVYDRIFAERGIHREIKVETATSIAICELVRSGIGLGLVNPFPVGQCRIEGVEFRRFTPRVDYLTQFFMPSGKVTPIAQRFIEHARRAVPADAYSHPA from the coding sequence ATGACACGCGCCGCGGGCGACGGCAGCCACCGAAACGGCTTGACCCTTCGCGAACTCGAAGTTCTGCGGGCGGTCATCACCGAGGGCAAGACGACGGCAGCCGCCCACAAGCTCGGCATCTCGCAACCCGCAGTGAGCCGCGCCATCCAGCAACTCGAGGCACGTCTGGGACGCGAATTGTTCCATCGCTCGGGCAACAAGATCCAGCCGACATCGGAAGGCCTGGCCTTCAACGAGCAGATCGAGCCGATCTTCGCGACGCTTGCCCGCCTGGAAACCACCGCCAGCGACGACAGCAACGCAAAACGGCTGCGGATCGCCGCGCCTCCCACGCTGAGCCACCATCTGCTGACCGGACTGATCGCCGGTTTCCTCAAGGAACATCCGGAGACCAGCATTCACCTGGAAATCGGCATGTCGACCACGGTGGCCGCGGCGGTCGCGGACGAAAACGCCGACCTCGGCATCAGCGACCACCTGATTCGCCACGACGGATTGCGCATGCACCCGTTCCGCCATGCCATTGCCCATGCCGCGATTCCCTCCGACCATCGGCTCGCGGACAAAACGGAAATCACGGCCGAAGACATGGCGGGGGAACCGTTCATTGCCCTCACCCGTCGCTTTCACCAGCGCAATGTCTACGACAGGATCTTCGCCGAGCGCGGCATCCATCGCGAGATCAAGGTCGAAACGGCGACCAGCATCGCCATTTGCGAACTGGTGCGATCCGGCATCGGACTTGGCCTCGTAAACCCTTTTCCGGTGGGGCAGTGCCGGATAGAAGGGGTGGAATTCCGCCGTTTCACACCCCGCGTGGACTATCTCACCCAGTTTTTCATGCCATCCGGCAAGGTGACCCCTATCGCGCAGCGGTTTATCGAACACGCCCGCCGAGCGGTCCCGGCCGACGCCTATTCACACCCGGCCTGA
- a CDS encoding ABC transporter substrate-binding protein has product MKFTKAPLVCAILGTACSAVALAGPAAAEDITIGVASEATSVDPHFHNLGPNNQLGFMIYDRLANPDERQNFKPGLAVSWKPVNPTTWEFKLREGVKFHDGTDFNADDVICTFERAPNVPNSPAGFSTYIKGKSFEKIDDYTVHVKTEAPYPLMVNDVGNVAIISNETGCDGTTEAFNSGEAAAGTGPFKFVEYVPGDRIVLEGNDDYWGDKPAWDTVTIKPIKSGPSRVAALLAGDVDVISGVPTTDIETLKARDDVTLSQGVSNRVIYLHIDQFREDSPFVNANGGGDIKNPLMDQKVRLAISKAISRELIRDRVMEGLSIPAGQLLPEGFFGVSENLEPESYDPEAAKALLAEAGLPDGFELTIHGPNDRYVNDAKIVEGIAQMLTSIGIKTKVETLPRSVYFSRASRGAEGLPEFSLILVGWGAGSGEASSPLRALIATFDPDKGMGTANRGRYSNPEVDAVIEAALAEVDDQKRQDLLAKATEMAIADLAIIPIHYQVNTWASRKGLSYIPRTDEYTVAYGVVKD; this is encoded by the coding sequence ATGAAATTTACCAAGGCGCCATTGGTGTGCGCGATTTTGGGTACGGCGTGTTCCGCCGTTGCCCTGGCCGGGCCGGCCGCTGCCGAGGACATTACGATCGGTGTGGCTTCGGAGGCGACGTCCGTAGATCCGCATTTCCACAATCTCGGGCCCAACAACCAGCTGGGCTTCATGATCTACGATCGCCTGGCGAACCCCGACGAGCGTCAGAACTTCAAGCCGGGCCTTGCGGTGTCCTGGAAGCCGGTGAACCCGACGACCTGGGAATTCAAGCTGCGCGAGGGCGTGAAGTTCCACGACGGAACCGACTTCAACGCCGACGATGTGATCTGCACCTTCGAGCGCGCCCCGAATGTGCCGAACTCCCCGGCGGGCTTTTCCACCTACATCAAGGGGAAGAGCTTCGAGAAGATCGATGACTACACGGTGCACGTGAAGACTGAAGCGCCCTATCCGCTGATGGTCAACGACGTGGGCAATGTCGCGATCATATCCAACGAGACCGGCTGCGACGGCACCACCGAGGCGTTCAACTCGGGTGAAGCTGCGGCCGGAACCGGACCCTTCAAGTTCGTCGAATATGTTCCCGGCGACCGCATCGTGCTTGAGGGCAACGATGACTACTGGGGCGACAAGCCTGCCTGGGACACGGTCACGATCAAGCCGATCAAGTCCGGTCCCTCGCGCGTTGCAGCCCTTCTCGCCGGCGACGTCGATGTGATCAGCGGCGTGCCGACGACCGACATCGAAACGCTGAAGGCGCGCGACGACGTCACCCTGTCGCAGGGCGTGTCGAACCGCGTCATCTATCTTCACATCGACCAGTTCCGCGAGGACTCGCCGTTCGTGAACGCGAACGGCGGCGGCGACATAAAGAACCCGCTGATGGACCAGAAGGTGCGTCTTGCGATTTCCAAGGCGATCTCGCGCGAACTGATCCGCGACCGCGTCATGGAAGGGCTTTCGATCCCCGCCGGTCAGCTTCTGCCGGAAGGGTTCTTCGGAGTATCCGAAAACCTCGAGCCGGAAAGCTATGACCCCGAAGCAGCCAAGGCGCTTCTGGCGGAAGCCGGCTTGCCAGATGGCTTCGAGCTGACGATCCATGGCCCCAACGATCGCTATGTCAACGACGCCAAGATCGTCGAGGGCATTGCCCAGATGCTGACCAGCATCGGCATCAAGACGAAGGTCGAGACACTTCCGCGGTCGGTCTATTTTTCACGCGCTTCGCGTGGCGCGGAAGGCCTTCCCGAGTTCTCGCTTATTCTCGTTGGCTGGGGTGCCGGCTCGGGTGAGGCGTCTTCGCCATTGCGCGCGCTGATCGCCACTTTCGACCCGGACAAGGGAATGGGTACCGCAAACCGTGGCCGTTATTCCAATCCTGAAGTTGATGCGGTGATCGAGGCGGCGCTCGCCGAGGTCGACGATCAGAAGCGTCAGGATCTGCTGGCCAAGGCAACGGAAATGGCGATTGCGGATCTCGCGATCATTCCGATCCACTATCAGGTCAACACCTGGGCGAGCCGCAAGGGGCTGAGCTACATCCCCCGCACGGACGAGTACACCGTCGCCTACGGTGTGGTGAAGGACTGA
- a CDS encoding ABC transporter permease, which translates to MSVFILRRLLQSALVMVAMACIVFFGIHMVGDPVYMFVSPDMDQADIEQVTRALGLDRPIWEQFWAFLTSAIQGDLGQSFVFGESALGLIVQRMPATLELAFAALFLAVVFGIPLGLYAGLYPDSKTSKTIMAGSILGFSLPTFWVGIMMIMVFAVVLGWLPSTGRGDTVDVFGVQLSFLTLDGLRHLALPALNLALLKISLVIRLTRAGTREAMLQDYIKFARAKGLSRNRIVGVHLLKNILIPVVTVLGLEFGSLVAFSVVTETIFAWPGMGKLLIESIQQLDRPVIVAYLMMIVFLFVVINLLVDIVYSLLDPRVRLADRGN; encoded by the coding sequence ATGAGCGTTTTCATTCTTCGCCGCCTCCTGCAGAGCGCGCTCGTGATGGTCGCCATGGCCTGCATCGTGTTCTTCGGCATCCATATGGTCGGCGATCCGGTCTACATGTTCGTTTCGCCCGACATGGACCAGGCCGACATCGAGCAGGTCACGCGCGCACTCGGTCTCGACCGGCCGATCTGGGAGCAGTTCTGGGCGTTCTTGACCAGCGCCATCCAGGGCGATCTCGGTCAGTCCTTCGTCTTCGGCGAATCCGCGCTGGGCCTGATCGTCCAGCGTATGCCGGCAACGCTGGAACTTGCCTTTGCGGCGCTGTTCCTGGCGGTGGTTTTCGGCATTCCGCTCGGCCTCTACGCCGGCCTTTATCCTGACAGCAAGACCTCCAAGACAATCATGGCCGGCTCGATTCTGGGCTTTTCGTTGCCCACCTTCTGGGTCGGCATCATGATGATCATGGTTTTTGCGGTGGTGCTCGGGTGGCTGCCGTCGACCGGGCGCGGGGACACCGTCGATGTGTTCGGCGTCCAGCTCTCGTTTCTGACCCTTGACGGCCTGCGGCATCTGGCGCTGCCGGCACTGAACCTTGCGCTCCTGAAGATCTCGCTCGTCATTCGCCTGACGCGCGCCGGCACGCGCGAGGCCATGCTGCAGGACTACATCAAGTTCGCGCGCGCCAAGGGGTTGTCACGCAATCGCATTGTCGGCGTGCACCTCTTGAAGAACATTCTCATCCCCGTGGTGACAGTGCTTGGGCTGGAATTCGGGTCACTGGTCGCATTCTCCGTCGTGACGGAAACCATTTTCGCCTGGCCTGGCATGGGCAAGCTTCTGATCGAATCCATCCAGCAGCTCGACCGGCCGGTCATCGTCGCCTACCTGATGATGATCGTCTTCCTGTTCGTCGTCATCAACCTCCTGGTCGACATTGTCTACTCGCTTCTCGATCCGCGCGTGCGGCTCGCCGACCGCGGAAACTGA
- a CDS encoding ABC transporter permease → MTDTTEAQSAKVDTPLRRFLSDYSDSPLAVGAAVVLFLIILIAIFAPWISPQDPYDLAVVSIFNARLPPGSFAMDGTPFLLGTDGAGRDLLSAIFYGLRISLSVGVASGIIAIIVGMSVGLAAAYAGGRTENLIMRVVDLQLSLPAVLIALILLAILGKGVDKIIIALVVAQWAYYARTVRASALVERRREYVEAAACLGLGHARIIFRHILPNCVAPLIVVGTVQTAHAIALEATLSFLGVGLPPTEPSLGLLIANGFDYMLSGKYWIAVFPGVALLITIVSINMVGDQLRDVLNPRLQK, encoded by the coding sequence GTGACAGATACGACAGAGGCTCAAAGCGCCAAGGTCGACACGCCCTTGCGACGCTTCCTGTCGGATTATTCCGACAGTCCGCTTGCGGTGGGAGCGGCGGTCGTCCTGTTCCTGATCATCCTGATCGCGATTTTCGCGCCCTGGATTTCGCCGCAGGACCCCTATGATCTCGCCGTCGTGTCGATTTTCAACGCGCGCCTGCCGCCGGGCAGTTTCGCGATGGACGGAACGCCGTTCCTGCTCGGCACGGACGGCGCCGGGCGCGATCTGCTGTCCGCGATCTTCTACGGATTGCGCATCTCGCTGTCCGTGGGCGTGGCGTCCGGCATCATCGCCATCATCGTCGGCATGAGTGTCGGGCTGGCGGCTGCCTATGCGGGCGGGCGCACCGAGAACCTGATCATGCGCGTTGTCGACCTGCAGCTGTCGCTTCCCGCCGTGCTGATCGCGTTGATCCTGCTGGCGATCCTCGGCAAGGGCGTCGACAAGATCATCATCGCGCTGGTGGTGGCGCAATGGGCCTATTATGCGCGCACCGTGCGCGCCTCCGCGCTTGTGGAGCGCCGTCGCGAGTACGTCGAGGCGGCCGCGTGCCTGGGGCTCGGTCATGCCCGCATCATCTTCCGCCATATCCTGCCCAATTGTGTTGCGCCGCTGATCGTCGTCGGCACCGTGCAAACGGCCCATGCGATCGCGCTGGAAGCGACGCTGTCCTTCCTCGGCGTCGGCCTGCCGCCGACCGAACCATCGCTGGGGCTGCTGATCGCCAACGGTTTCGACTACATGTTGTCGGGCAAATACTGGATCGCCGTCTTCCCCGGTGTTGCCCTCCTGATCACCATCGTTTCCATCAACATGGTCGGCGACCAGCTGCGCGATGTGTTGAACCCCCGACTGCAAAAGTGA
- a CDS encoding ABC transporter ATP-binding protein, which yields MSEPPVLEVKDLKTHFFTKAGIARAVDGVSFSLARGEVLGIVGESGSGKTVTGFSMMGLVDPPGRVVDGSIRLGGEELVGKSESAWRSLRGRKIAMIFQDPMMTLNPVLRVDTQMIEAIRAHEHVSEEAARERARAALARVGIPSPDERLVAYPHQFSGGMRQRVAIAIALLNEPDVIVADEPTTALDVTIQAQILYEVQKLCADTGLAMIWITHDLAVVGGLADRVAVMYAGRIVEEGPVGEVLDGPLHPYTRGLIGSVPSHNRRGRRLTQIPGMAPSLLALPPGCSFAARCPRADAACTTMPELAAADGHRAVRCHHPHHADEPAIEGGSV from the coding sequence ATGAGCGAGCCACCCGTCCTGGAGGTCAAGGATCTCAAGACGCATTTTTTCACCAAGGCCGGCATTGCGCGCGCTGTCGACGGCGTGTCCTTCTCGCTGGCACGCGGAGAGGTGCTCGGCATCGTCGGTGAAAGCGGTTCCGGCAAGACCGTGACCGGTTTTTCGATGATGGGACTTGTCGATCCGCCCGGACGTGTGGTCGACGGATCGATCCGTCTCGGCGGCGAGGAACTTGTCGGCAAATCGGAAAGCGCCTGGCGGTCCTTGCGCGGACGCAAGATCGCGATGATCTTCCAGGACCCGATGATGACCCTCAACCCGGTCCTGCGGGTCGATACGCAGATGATCGAGGCCATCCGCGCGCATGAACACGTATCGGAAGAGGCGGCCCGCGAGCGCGCCCGCGCGGCACTTGCCCGCGTCGGCATTCCCTCGCCGGATGAGCGTCTGGTCGCCTATCCGCACCAGTTCTCGGGCGGCATGCGACAGCGTGTGGCGATTGCCATTGCGCTCCTAAACGAGCCGGACGTGATCGTCGCCGACGAACCGACGACCGCGCTCGATGTCACCATCCAGGCGCAGATCCTCTACGAGGTGCAAAAGCTTTGCGCCGATACCGGTCTCGCGATGATCTGGATCACCCATGACCTCGCGGTCGTCGGCGGCCTCGCGGATCGTGTTGCGGTGATGTACGCCGGGCGTATCGTGGAGGAAGGACCGGTGGGCGAGGTGCTCGACGGTCCGCTTCATCCCTACACGCGCGGGCTGATCGGCTCGGTGCCGAGCCACAATCGGCGGGGCCGGCGGCTGACCCAGATCCCCGGCATGGCGCCGTCGCTGCTGGCCCTGCCGCCGGGATGCAGCTTCGCCGCGCGCTGTCCGCGCGCCGATGCCGCCTGTACGACGATGCCGGAGCTTGCGGCCGCGGACGGACACCGGGCGGTACGCTGTCACCATCCGCATCATGCGGACGAGCCGGCGATCGAAGGAGGCTCGGTATGA
- a CDS encoding ABC transporter ATP-binding protein codes for MSKQPLMRLEGVSKRFSKRLDTAEKIVNLLGGDRREEVVHAVDRVSMEIADGEVVGLVGESGCGKSTLGRVVAGVHGASDGKVYWRGKDISTLTGAERRDALLKIQMIFQDPMSSLNPRMRVRDIVGEAPRVHGLISAGEVDDYVDKMLLRVGLDPDFRMRYPHQFSGGQRQRVGIARALAVEPDFLVCDESIAALDVSIQAQVLNLFMDLREELGLTYLFISHDLGVVEHLSDRVVIMYLGRVVEVSPTEDLFAGPNHPYAQALLDEVPRIDTRKRVFQPIKGEIPSPINPPPGCHFHPRCPRAFARCREEAPALREIAPGRLSACHLNDG; via the coding sequence ATGAGCAAGCAGCCCCTGATGCGGCTTGAGGGCGTCTCCAAACGCTTTTCCAAGCGTCTGGATACCGCTGAAAAGATCGTCAACCTGTTGGGCGGCGACAGGCGGGAAGAGGTCGTGCATGCAGTCGACCGCGTCTCCATGGAAATCGCCGATGGCGAGGTTGTCGGCCTCGTCGGCGAAAGCGGCTGCGGCAAGTCCACGCTCGGGCGTGTTGTCGCCGGCGTGCATGGGGCGAGCGACGGCAAGGTCTACTGGCGTGGCAAGGATATCTCGACGCTGACCGGCGCCGAGCGCCGCGATGCCCTCTTGAAGATCCAGATGATCTTCCAGGATCCCATGTCCTCGCTCAACCCGCGCATGCGGGTGCGCGATATCGTTGGCGAGGCGCCGCGCGTCCATGGCCTGATTTCGGCCGGCGAGGTCGATGACTACGTCGACAAGATGCTGCTGCGCGTCGGTCTCGATCCGGACTTCCGGATGCGTTATCCGCATCAGTTTTCCGGCGGTCAGCGCCAGCGCGTCGGCATCGCCCGCGCGCTTGCCGTGGAGCCGGATTTCCTCGTGTGCGACGAAAGCATCGCCGCGCTCGACGTCTCCATCCAGGCGCAGGTGCTCAACCTGTTCATGGATCTGCGCGAAGAGCTGGGCCTGACCTATCTGTTCATCTCGCACGATCTGGGGGTCGTGGAGCATCTCTCCGACCGGGTGGTGATCATGTATCTGGGCCGGGTGGTCGAGGTGTCGCCGACGGAAGACCTTTTCGCCGGGCCGAACCACCCATACGCGCAGGCACTTCTGGATGAGGTTCCGCGCATTGACACGCGCAAGCGTGTCTTCCAGCCGATCAAGGGAGAGATTCCGTCGCCGATCAATCCGCCGCCGGGGTGTCACTTCCATCCACGCTGCCCGCGGGCATTTGCGCGTTGTCGCGAGGAAGCTCCGGCGCTGCGCGAGATCGCGCCGGGACGCCTCTCCGCCTGCCATTTGAACGACGGATAG